The Glandiceps talaboti chromosome 19, keGlaTala1.1, whole genome shotgun sequence genome contains a region encoding:
- the LOC144450103 gene encoding lambda-crystallin homolog, which yields MATSAACIGIVGSGLIGHSWAMLFASAGYNVFLYDIDASRVAIAMDTIQSSLQDLEKKGLLKGSLSADQQYELIQGVDDLALAVKGAKHVQECVPEDLELKKKVFCQMDELAEDYTVLSSSTSGLIPSLFTENLKHRQNCVVSHPTNPPYYLPYVEIVPAPWTNKVVVTNTKALLEEIGLKPIAMTKEKIGFVLNRIQTGINMESLRLVEEGVVTPEEIDICMKWGLGMRYAVIGPFETMHLNADGLKRYYELYSPLYSSIADDLGPKPAFEGPAIEKMAATMETSMPLDTLAQRRQLRDQRLTALSTLKKEFQEKLQ from the exons aTGGCTACCAGTGCTGCCTGT ATTGGTATCGTTGGCAG TGGTCTTATAGGTCACAGCTGGGCAATGCTGTTTGCAAGTGCTGGTTACAATGTCTTCCTTTACGACATTGATGCGTCACGTGTTGCCATAGCAATGGATACTATCCAATCATCGCTTCAAGATTTAGAAAAGAAAGGATTGCTGAAGGGTAGTCTGTCAGCTGATCAACAGTATGAGTTGATCCAAGGAGTTGATGATTTAGCTTTGGCCGTCAAGGGAGCTAAACATGTACAG gaATGCGTTCCTGAAGATTTAGAGTTGAAAAAGAAAGTGTTTTGTCAGATGGATGAACTTGCCGAAGACTATACTGTGTTATCATCATCTACCTCAGGGTTAATACCATCTCTGTTTACAGAAAACTTAAAACATCGTCAAAACTGTGTAGTGTCACATCCG ACCAATCCACCTTACTATTTACCCTATGTTGAAATAGTACCAGCACCCTGGACAAATAAGGTGGTCGTTACAAACACCAAAGCATTGCTTGAGGAGATTGGTTTAAAACCAATAGCAATGACTAAAGAGAAAATTGGATTTGTCTTGAACAGAATTCAGACTGGTATTAATATGGAATCTCTGAGACTAGTCGAG GAGGGAGTGGTAACACCTGAAGAAATCGATATTTGCATGAAATGGGGACTCGGTATGAGGTATGCTGTCATTGGTCCATTTGAAACAATGCATCTAAATGCCGACG GTTTAAAACGGTACTACGAACTGTACTCTCCGTTATATTCAAGTATTGCTGACGACCTTGGCCCCAAACCAGCATTTGAAGGACCAGCGATTGAAAAGATGGCAGCAACCATGGAAACCAGCATGCCATTGGATACACTGGCACAGAGACGTCAGCTAAGAGATCAAAGACTCACCGCATTGTCAACTTTAAAGAAAGAATTTCAAGAAAAACTACAGTGA
- the LOC144450102 gene encoding tripartite motif-containing protein 2-like, with the protein MAAMRSSRASKVDEKLLSCSICSEQYENPKILSCLHTFCERCLTRLQTDKGRRLECPVCYTQHEVPEGGVSHLKTNFFIIALLEGRVSSFFYQSICDRCSKSSASHRCVDCCLSFCSPCVKPHKKVSETRSHQVMTLDDYRKAKSTNPLLEYKVYCGVHDRNVAGTYCDTCQVLICIECVILEHHGHAFKDLKDAMDEYTKKLNKELPRLRKKEETTRISKSVAEERKEQLQAECRDEEKKVRKKAKDIISKVKKDEKRLLDELKRGYDERLKDSTSETSEMELISKTISGTCNYIETVMGHGNAAQLLSTKQETLKRIGELVAMDTNEPSPGMMQFHANEYTGLGSWSSDVCVSKCIVENLPKYLRQGDSFSLVIKTRDGCGKQTTSSKEISVNLTKPDGSSLNLVVTDREDGNHHVEISCQDEGQHQVTMAIENQPIPGSPWVISVIKGVEKRIGRKGESDGQFTLPTGLTINKNGDFITADWGNKKVQVTDKDGNHKSSITFPHLKYPFRPVDVAVSSDGDYFMADDGNRQVVVSDSDGNLIRTFGKEELKNPCAISVSPVDDTVYVTDWRKEKDREEDETEDPLIKKYTKEGNFITSFGRCGTGDGEITRPGHIAINKQGNAFVSDVTSGRILVFGVNCEYLYSFADKSTTGDTLQWPLGIAIDSSDNVYIGEHESSQIQKFNGKGCYICRVDRDNDGLCWPQGLALTKNGSIAAVDLGNHCIKVFAQ; encoded by the coding sequence atggctgctatgCGTTCCTCCCGTGCCAGCAAAGTTGACGAAAAATTACTATCCTGTTCAATCTGTTCCGAACAGTATGAGAATCCTAAAATTCTGTCCTGTCTTCATACATTCTGTGAGCGCTGTTTAACTCGTCTACAGACGGACAAGGGACGTAGACTTGAATGCCCGGTATGCTACACTCAGCACGAAGTGCCGGAAGGTGGGGTGTCACACCTGAAGACTAACTTCTTCATAATAGCGTTATTAGAGGGACGGGTATCTAGTTTCTTCTACCAGAGTATATGTGATAGATGTTCCAAGAGTTCGGCCTCACACAGGTGTGTTGATTGTTGCTTGAGTTTCTGTTCTCCGTGTGTAAAACCACACAAAAAAGTATCAGAGACTCGTAGTCACCAAGTTATGACATTGGACGACTACAGGAAGGCGAAGTCCACTAACCCGTTACTCGAGTACAAAGTATACTGTGGTGTCCATGATAGAAACGTTGCTGGGACCTACTGTGACACGTGTCAGGTGCTAATTTGCATAGAGTGCGTCATTTTAGAACATCATGGCCACGCTTTCAAAGACCTGAAAGACGCCATGGATGAATACACGAAGAAACTGAACAAGGAGTTGCCTAGGTTACGCAAGAAAGAGGAGACAACTAGAATATCGAAGTCGGTTGCTGAAGAAAGGAAGGAACAACTGCAAGCAGAATGTCGAGATGAGGAGAAGAAAGTAAGAAAGAAAGCCAAAGATATAATCTCTAAGGTAAAGAAAGATGAGAAGAGATTGTTAGATGAGTTGAAACGTGGGTATGATGAGAGGTTGAAAGATTCAACATCTGAGACCAGTGAGATGGAGCTTATATCTAAGACTATCTCTGGCACATGTAACTACATAGAAACCGTAATGGGACATGGTAACGCTGCTCAGCTGTTGTCAACCAAACAAGAAACACTAAAGCGTATTGGAGAgcttgttgctatggataccaATGAACCAAGCCCAGGGATGATGCAATTCCATGCAAATGAGTATACGGGTTTAGGGTCATGGAGTTCAGATGTCTGCGTATCTAAGTGTATCGTTGAAAATCTACCTAAATATCTTCGACAAGGCGATTCCTTTTCCTTAGTTATCAAAACAAGAGATGGTTGTGGAAAACAAACAACTTCATCAAAGGAAATTTCCGTGAATCTAACAAAGCCAGATGGATCATCATTAAATTTGGTAGTGACAGACAGGGAAGATGGAAACCATCATGTAGAGATTTCTTGCCAAGATGAAGGTCAACAtcaggttaccatggcaatagaAAACCAACCAATACCTGGTTCACCCTGGGTAATTTCAGTCATCAAGGGAGTTGAGAAACGTATAGGTAGGAAGGGAGAAAGTGATGGTCAGTTTACCCTTCCTACTGGTCTCACGATAAACAAAAATGGCGACTTCATCACTGCTGACTGGGGAAACaagaaagtacaagtaactGACAAAGATGGCAATCACAAGTCTAGCATCACCTTTCCTCATCTCAAGTATCCATTCAGACCAGTTGATGTGGCAGTGTCTAGTGATGGAGATTACTTCATGGCTGATGATGGCAACCGTCAAGTTGTTGTTAGTGACAGTGATGGCAATCTCATCCGCACATTTGGTAAAGAGGAACTCAAGAACCCCTGTGCTATTAGTGTAAGTCCTGTTGATGACACAGTATATGTAACGGACTGGAGAAAAGAGAAAGATAGGGAGGAAGATGAAACAGAAGATCCCCTCATCAAGAAATACACAAAGGAAGGAAACTTTATCACATCATTTGGAAGATGTGGTACTGGTGATGGAGAGATAACCAGACCTGGGCACATCGCCATTAACAAGCAGGGAAATGCCTTCGTATCTGATGTGACAAGTGGTCGCATTCTTGTCTTTGGTGTCAACTGTGAGTACTTGTATTCTTTCGCGGACAAGAGTACTACTGGTGACACTCTACAATGGCCATTAGGGATAGCCATTGATTCTTCAGATAATGTGTATATTGGTGAACATGAAAGTAGCCAGATTCAGAAGTTTAATGGCAAGGGTTGTTATATTTGTCGTGTGGATCGTGATAATGATGGTCTCTGCTGGCCTCAAGGATTAGCACTTACAAAGAATGGTAGCATTGCAGCTGTTGATCTTGGAAACCACTGCATTAAAGTGTTTGCACAGTGA